In Microbacterium sp. SLBN-146, one genomic interval encodes:
- the xylA gene encoding xylose isomerase has translation MPTPTRDDKFSFGLWTVGYNGTDPFGGPTRHPLDVVHAVEKLAELGAYGLTFHDDDLFAFGSTDAERQTQIDRLKGALADTGLIIPMVTTNLFSAPVFKDGGFTANDRDVRRFALRKVFRQLDLGAELGAKTFVMWGGREGAEYDSAKDIRQALERYREAVNLLGDYVTDKGYDIRFAIEPKPNEPRGDILLPTLGHAIAFIDSLERPELVGLNPEVGHEQMAGLNFAAGIAQALYHGKLFHIDLNGQRGIKYDQDLVFGHGDLHNAFALVDLLENGGPGGVPAYDGPRHFDYKPSRTEDEVGVWESAAANMRTYLLLKERAAAFRADPEVQEALAAAKVDELSTPTLNEGETYEDFLADRSAYEDFDATVYLGGKGGGFVRLQQLATEHLLGAR, from the coding sequence ATGCCCACCCCCACACGCGACGACAAGTTCTCGTTCGGACTCTGGACCGTCGGCTACAACGGCACCGACCCGTTCGGCGGCCCGACGCGCCACCCGCTCGATGTCGTCCACGCCGTCGAGAAGCTCGCTGAACTCGGCGCCTACGGACTCACGTTCCACGACGACGACCTCTTCGCCTTCGGCTCGACCGACGCCGAGCGTCAGACGCAGATCGACCGCCTGAAGGGCGCGCTCGCCGACACGGGCCTCATCATCCCGATGGTCACGACCAACCTCTTCTCGGCACCCGTCTTCAAGGACGGGGGCTTCACGGCCAACGATCGCGACGTCCGCCGCTTCGCCCTCCGCAAGGTGTTCCGCCAGCTCGACCTCGGCGCCGAGCTCGGAGCCAAGACCTTCGTCATGTGGGGTGGCCGCGAGGGTGCCGAGTACGACTCGGCCAAGGACATCCGGCAGGCGCTCGAGCGTTACCGCGAGGCCGTCAACCTGCTCGGCGACTACGTCACCGACAAGGGCTACGACATCCGCTTCGCGATCGAGCCGAAGCCCAACGAGCCCCGCGGTGACATCCTGCTGCCGACCCTCGGACACGCGATCGCCTTCATCGACTCCCTCGAGCGGCCCGAACTGGTGGGCCTCAACCCCGAGGTCGGGCACGAGCAGATGGCGGGCCTCAACTTCGCCGCGGGCATCGCGCAGGCGCTGTACCACGGCAAGCTCTTCCACATCGACCTCAACGGCCAGCGCGGCATCAAGTACGACCAGGACCTCGTCTTCGGCCACGGTGACCTGCACAACGCGTTCGCGCTCGTCGACCTGCTCGAGAACGGCGGCCCCGGCGGCGTCCCCGCCTACGACGGCCCGCGCCACTTCGACTACAAGCCCTCGCGCACCGAGGACGAGGTCGGAGTGTGGGAGTCGGCCGCCGCCAACATGCGCACGTACCTGCTGCTGAAGGAGCGCGCCGCGGCCTTCCGCGCCGACCCCGAAGTGCAGGAGGCGCTCGCCGCCGCGAAGGTCGACGAGCTGTCGACCCCGACGCTCAACGAGGGTGAGACGTACGAGGACTTCCTCGCGGACCGCTCCGCGTACGAGGACTTCGACGCGACCGTCTACCTCGGCGGCAAGGGCGGCGGCTTCGTCCGGCTGCAGCAGCTCGCGACCGAGCACCTGCTCGGCGCTCGCTGA
- a CDS encoding ROK family protein, producing MSDSVPSAEGVRQRNLARLLRLVHIDGPLSRAALTESTGLNRSTIADLVGELVREHLVEERAPDPSRRVGRPSPLVGADSRVVAIAANPEVDALTIAVVGLDRGIRHRERIEVDHLLTPHETATLIAERTATWREANPDARVVSAGLAIPGLVRASDGLVRDAPHLGWIDEPLGELVGVATGLPTVIGNDASLGVLAEHLFGAARGIDDVVYLNGGASGIGGGLVVGGMPVPGAGGYAGEFGQNRPGIGAPGDRRAEGGVLEDEVSRARLLSVLQLPSADDAALSAALGASTDADVAEEVLRQRRILSTALANAVNVLNPSVVVLGGFLATLASLDPDALLAGVAAQAMPANMEGLEIRVAALADDRLLIGAAEAAFADLLRDPTAAPPA from the coding sequence ATGAGCGACTCCGTTCCCAGCGCCGAAGGCGTACGCCAGCGCAACCTCGCGCGCCTCCTGCGACTCGTCCACATCGACGGGCCGCTCTCTCGCGCAGCCCTCACGGAGTCGACCGGCCTCAACCGATCCACCATCGCCGACCTCGTGGGCGAGCTCGTCCGCGAGCATCTCGTCGAGGAGCGCGCACCCGATCCCTCTCGGCGGGTGGGCCGCCCGTCTCCCCTCGTCGGCGCCGACTCTCGCGTCGTCGCGATCGCCGCCAACCCCGAGGTCGACGCGCTCACGATCGCCGTCGTGGGCCTGGACCGCGGCATCCGTCATCGGGAGCGGATCGAGGTCGACCACCTCCTCACACCCCACGAGACGGCCACGCTCATCGCCGAGCGCACGGCGACCTGGCGGGAGGCGAATCCCGACGCGCGCGTCGTCAGCGCAGGCCTCGCGATCCCGGGGCTCGTCCGCGCCTCCGACGGACTCGTACGCGACGCCCCGCACCTCGGGTGGATCGACGAACCGCTGGGAGAGCTCGTCGGGGTCGCGACCGGGCTTCCCACCGTCATCGGCAACGACGCGAGCCTCGGTGTGCTCGCCGAGCACCTCTTCGGCGCGGCGCGCGGCATCGACGACGTCGTGTATCTCAACGGCGGCGCGAGCGGTATCGGCGGCGGCCTGGTCGTCGGAGGGATGCCGGTGCCCGGCGCCGGCGGATACGCGGGTGAATTCGGTCAGAACCGGCCCGGCATCGGGGCTCCGGGAGACCGGAGGGCGGAGGGCGGCGTCCTGGAGGACGAGGTCAGCCGCGCGCGTCTCCTCTCCGTGCTCCAGCTCCCGTCGGCCGACGACGCGGCGCTCTCCGCCGCCCTCGGCGCCTCGACCGATGCAGATGTCGCGGAGGAGGTCTTGCGGCAGCGACGCATCCTCTCGACTGCTCTCGCCAATGCCGTCAACGTGCTCAATCCGTCGGTCGTCGTGCTCGGCGGCTTTCTCGCGACGCTCGCGAGCCTGGACCCCGACGCGCTCCTTGCGGGAGTCGCCGCCCAGGCGATGCCTGCGAACATGGAAGGACTGGAGATCCGCGTCGCCGCCCTCGCCGACGACCGACTGCTGATCGGAGCCGCGGAGGCCGCGTTCGCCGACCTGCTGCGCGACCCCACCGCTGCGCCGCCCGCCTGA
- a CDS encoding LacI family DNA-binding transcriptional regulator — translation MTRRTTIHDVAAEAGVSVATVSKAVNGRYGVAEDTVSRVLAAVEKLGYESSLVASSMRSRRTGVIGVLVPDFEPFSAEVLKGVGAALNGSSYDVVAYAGVRHHASTGWERRSLQRLSGTLIDAAIMVTPTVLTPSIDIPVVAVDPHTGDGDFPTVASDSFGGALQATRYLLDLGHRRIGFLAGRPDLRSAQLREAGYRQALADAGIPFDPALVAEGRYDADAAAEAARTLLSSAPPTAVFAANDLSALAVLDVAASLGLDVPGDLSIVGFDDIPEASRRTPAMTTVRQPMHRLGVVAAQFATAMLNGQPPEQPRVILPTKLIPRATTAPPRA, via the coding sequence ATGACACGCCGCACCACGATCCACGATGTCGCCGCCGAGGCGGGCGTCTCCGTCGCCACAGTGTCGAAGGCCGTCAACGGGCGATACGGCGTCGCGGAAGACACCGTCTCGCGCGTGCTCGCCGCCGTCGAGAAGCTCGGCTACGAGTCGAGTCTCGTGGCCAGCAGCATGCGGTCGCGTCGCACGGGCGTCATCGGCGTGCTCGTGCCCGACTTCGAACCCTTCAGCGCCGAAGTGCTCAAGGGTGTCGGCGCCGCGCTCAACGGCTCGTCGTACGACGTCGTCGCCTACGCCGGCGTCCGCCACCATGCCTCGACAGGGTGGGAGCGTCGCTCGCTCCAGCGGCTCTCCGGGACGCTCATCGACGCCGCGATCATGGTCACTCCCACGGTGCTCACGCCCTCCATCGACATCCCGGTCGTCGCCGTCGACCCGCATACGGGCGACGGCGACTTCCCGACCGTCGCGTCGGACAGCTTCGGCGGTGCGCTCCAGGCGACGCGTTACCTCCTCGACCTCGGACACCGCCGCATCGGCTTCCTCGCGGGCCGCCCCGACCTGCGCTCGGCCCAGTTGCGGGAAGCCGGCTATCGGCAGGCGCTCGCCGATGCCGGCATCCCCTTCGATCCCGCGCTCGTCGCGGAGGGACGATACGACGCGGATGCCGCGGCCGAAGCCGCCCGGACGCTGTTGTCGTCCGCGCCCCCGACCGCCGTCTTCGCTGCGAACGACCTGTCGGCGCTCGCGGTCCTGGACGTCGCGGCATCCCTCGGACTCGACGTTCCCGGCGACCTGTCCATCGTCGGGTTCGACGACATCCCCGAAGCCTCCCGGCGCACCCCCGCCATGACGACGGTGCGCCAGCCCATGCACCGGCTCGGAGTCGTCGCGGCGCAGTTCGCCACGGCCATGCTCAACGGGCAGCCTCCCGAGCAGCCGCGCGTCATCCTGCCGACGAAGCTCATCCCGCGCGCGACGACCGCGCCCCCGCGCGCCTGA
- a CDS encoding ABC transporter substrate-binding protein, with product MHGKRILAGSAALVIGALALSGCAGGTDGGNDGDSVTMSLWHNSTTGPGTEFWDQTVADFEQANPGVTIDVQSVQNEDLDGKLQTALNSGDAPDIFLQRGGGKMAAMVNAGQLMDLTDKITGPAAEEIPDAAFSANTLDGKVYALPVAVLPGGLFYSQDLFDEAGITENPTTIEELDGAVEQLKAAGIAPVALGAKDAWPAAHWYYWFALRECSSDTLAKAADEMTFDDECWVRAGEDLQDFADLEPFNAGFLTTSAQQGAGSSAGLLANRQASMELMGAWNPGVIASLTPDQEPLPDLAWFPFPEVPGGEGEPGSMMGGVDGYSCSVDAPPACADFLNYLGTSEVQTAYYEAFNAPPVNTVAQEAVTEPYLQAILEAYNAAPYATQWLDTVYGQNVGNALNVAVVDMLAGNSTPEDIVAAVQDAAAKA from the coding sequence ATGCACGGCAAGCGGATTCTCGCCGGCTCCGCAGCTCTCGTGATCGGCGCCCTCGCGCTGAGCGGATGCGCGGGCGGCACAGACGGCGGCAACGACGGCGACTCGGTCACGATGAGCCTCTGGCACAACTCGACGACGGGACCCGGGACGGAGTTCTGGGACCAGACGGTCGCCGACTTCGAACAGGCGAACCCCGGTGTCACGATCGACGTCCAGTCGGTCCAGAACGAAGACCTCGACGGAAAACTCCAGACAGCACTCAACTCGGGCGACGCTCCCGACATCTTCCTCCAGCGCGGCGGCGGCAAGATGGCCGCGATGGTCAACGCCGGCCAGCTCATGGACCTGACGGACAAGATCACGGGACCGGCAGCGGAAGAGATTCCGGACGCCGCATTCTCGGCCAACACGCTCGACGGCAAGGTCTACGCTCTCCCCGTCGCCGTGCTTCCCGGTGGTCTGTTCTACAGCCAGGACCTCTTCGACGAGGCGGGGATCACGGAGAACCCGACCACGATCGAGGAACTGGACGGCGCGGTCGAGCAGCTGAAGGCCGCCGGCATCGCCCCCGTCGCGCTCGGCGCGAAGGACGCGTGGCCCGCGGCGCACTGGTACTACTGGTTCGCCCTCCGCGAGTGCAGTTCGGACACCCTCGCGAAGGCCGCCGACGAGATGACCTTCGACGACGAGTGCTGGGTGCGCGCGGGAGAAGACCTGCAGGACTTCGCCGACCTCGAGCCGTTCAACGCGGGCTTCCTCACGACGTCGGCGCAGCAGGGTGCCGGCAGCTCAGCCGGTCTTCTCGCCAACCGTCAGGCCTCGATGGAGCTCATGGGCGCGTGGAACCCCGGCGTCATCGCGTCGCTGACCCCCGACCAGGAGCCGCTCCCCGACCTCGCGTGGTTCCCGTTCCCGGAGGTTCCCGGCGGTGAGGGCGAGCCCGGCTCGATGATGGGCGGCGTCGACGGGTACTCGTGCTCGGTGGATGCTCCGCCCGCCTGCGCGGACTTCCTGAACTACCTCGGTACGTCGGAGGTGCAGACCGCCTACTACGAGGCGTTCAACGCACCGCCCGTCAACACCGTCGCGCAGGAGGCCGTCACCGAGCCCTACCTGCAGGCGATCCTCGAGGCCTACAACGCGGCGCCGTACGCGACGCAGTGGCTCGACACCGTGTACGGCCAGAACGTCGGAAACGCACTGAACGTCGCCGTCGTCGACATGCTCGCGGGCAACAGCACGCCCGAGGACATCGTGGCGGCTGTTCAGGATGCTGCGGCGAAGGCCTAG
- a CDS encoding carbohydrate ABC transporter permease — MATRVSSAEQGDVTAELTQTGGSDAPRSLPPVARRRADWRGRLEILLLVGPALVMFLGFVIFPVVMAAYYGFFSWQGYGPPTDFIGLRNYLTIIQDPAFLQALGHNGFIVIFSLILQGPAAILLALLLNRRMRGQSLVRVLIFIPYVIAEVVVGTGWSLMLQTSGAFNDLLEKMGLGFLANDWLSNPDIAIWTLMVIITWKYIGFAVILFLAGLQGIPEELSEAAAIDGASFWQIQWQITLPLLGPTLRIWAFLSIIGSLQLFDLVYIIWGQYIAATAGTSTMATYMVAEGRNSGNFGYGNAVAVVIFVISLVIALIYQRFVLRRDTEGALTGDTKKKRRGEG, encoded by the coding sequence ATGGCTACACGCGTGAGCTCTGCCGAGCAGGGTGACGTGACGGCGGAGCTCACGCAGACGGGTGGGAGCGACGCGCCGCGCTCGCTCCCACCCGTTGCCCGACGCCGCGCCGACTGGCGTGGACGGCTGGAGATCCTCCTCCTCGTCGGCCCCGCCCTCGTGATGTTCCTCGGGTTCGTCATCTTCCCGGTCGTCATGGCCGCCTACTACGGCTTCTTCAGCTGGCAGGGCTACGGCCCGCCGACCGACTTCATCGGCCTGCGGAACTACCTCACGATCATTCAGGACCCCGCCTTCCTCCAGGCGCTCGGCCACAACGGCTTCATCGTGATCTTCTCGCTGATCCTGCAGGGGCCGGCGGCGATCCTTCTCGCTCTCCTCCTGAATCGTCGGATGCGCGGGCAGTCGCTCGTCCGCGTCCTGATCTTCATCCCCTACGTCATCGCCGAGGTCGTCGTCGGAACCGGGTGGAGCCTCATGCTCCAGACGAGCGGCGCGTTCAACGATCTGCTCGAGAAGATGGGGCTCGGCTTCCTCGCCAACGACTGGCTCTCCAATCCGGACATCGCGATCTGGACGCTCATGGTCATCATCACGTGGAAGTACATCGGTTTCGCCGTCATCCTCTTCCTCGCGGGGCTGCAAGGTATCCCCGAGGAGCTGTCGGAGGCGGCCGCGATCGACGGAGCGTCGTTCTGGCAGATCCAGTGGCAGATCACCCTGCCGCTCCTCGGACCGACCCTGAGGATCTGGGCGTTCCTGTCGATCATCGGCTCGCTGCAGCTGTTCGACCTCGTCTACATCATCTGGGGGCAGTACATCGCTGCGACCGCCGGCACCTCGACCATGGCGACCTACATGGTCGCCGAAGGGCGCAACTCGGGCAACTTCGGCTACGGCAACGCCGTCGCCGTCGTGATCTTCGTGATCTCGCTCGTGATCGCCCTCATCTACCAGCGCTTCGTGCTGCGCCGCGACACCGAGGGCGCGCTCACGGGGGACACGAAGAAGAAGAGGAGGGGTGAGGGATGA
- a CDS encoding carbohydrate ABC transporter permease yields the protein MTAFADTATRESVAVRPRRASRERKNLPWASPYVYFVALVVVGLMLAPVAYIIIGGFRTNAQITTDPSGLPDPWAIENYLDVLTGGIFWRQVLNSTIVALATTVGAVTLGLMASYVLARYRFAGRGVLYAVFAAGLMFPLTVAITPLYIVVRNLGLMNSLGGIILPQIAFALPMTIIILVPFLRAIPDEIEEAAFIDGASRIGFFWRMVLPLSLPGVITTGILAFVGSWNAYLLPLFILNNEAAFTLPLGVQSFSSQYSVDTAKVLAFTSLSMIPALIFFSLFERRIVGGLTGAVKG from the coding sequence ATGACCGCCTTCGCCGACACGGCGACCCGCGAGAGCGTCGCCGTCAGACCCCGCCGCGCATCGCGCGAGCGAAAGAACCTGCCCTGGGCGAGCCCGTACGTCTACTTCGTCGCGCTCGTCGTCGTCGGACTCATGCTCGCCCCCGTCGCCTACATCATCATCGGCGGCTTCCGGACGAACGCGCAGATCACGACCGACCCGTCGGGTCTCCCCGACCCGTGGGCGATCGAGAACTACCTCGACGTCCTGACGGGCGGCATCTTCTGGCGTCAGGTGCTCAACTCCACGATCGTCGCGCTCGCGACGACGGTGGGCGCCGTAACGCTCGGGCTCATGGCGAGCTACGTGCTCGCGCGGTACAGGTTCGCCGGTCGCGGCGTCCTCTACGCCGTCTTCGCGGCGGGTCTCATGTTCCCGCTGACGGTCGCCATCACGCCGCTGTATATCGTCGTCCGAAACCTCGGGCTCATGAACTCCCTCGGCGGCATCATCCTTCCCCAGATCGCGTTCGCGCTACCGATGACGATCATCATCCTGGTCCCGTTCCTCCGGGCCATTCCGGATGAGATCGAAGAGGCCGCGTTCATCGATGGCGCGAGCCGCATCGGGTTCTTCTGGCGGATGGTCCTGCCGCTGTCCCTCCCCGGAGTCATCACGACCGGCATCCTGGCCTTCGTCGGCAGCTGGAACGCCTACCTTCTGCCCCTGTTCATCCTGAACAACGAGGCCGCCTTCACGCTCCCTCTGGGCGTGCAGTCGTTCTCGTCGCAGTATTCGGTCGATACGGCGAAAGTGCTCGCCTTCACCTCCTTGTCCATGATCCCCGCACTGATCTTCTTCAGCCTGTTCGAACGTCGTATCGTCGGCGGGCTGACCGGTGCGGTCAAGGGCTGA
- a CDS encoding glycoside hydrolase family 3 N-terminal domain-containing protein has translation MPRHPLQKENDVSSDHPSRVSPRVEDLLARMTLEEKRAQLVGFWVDQGDEVVAPMAGEMQTSTRYEEATAHGIGHLTRVYGTRPVEPLERAEWLWGEQRRLRSETRLGIPAIVHEECLTGLAAWKAATFPTPLAWGAAFDPALVEEMAAVIGRSMRDLGIHQGLAPVLDVVRDPRWGRVDECIGEDPYLVGMLGTAYVRGLQSAGVHATLKHFVGYSASRAGRNHAPVHAGPRELADVLLPPFEMAVRDGGARSVMNSYSEIDGVPVAATAEYLTTLLRDEWGFDGVVVSDYFAVAFLESMHQVAADRAHAAQLAIDAGIDVELPSSDAYEALPELVRAGALDPDVLDRAVARVLMQKEELGLLDADFRTPPVEVDLDSPEHRRIARVLAEESLVLLSNDGTLPLDPRSSGRIALIGPNADSAESLMGCYSFVNHVLAHHEGTPHGIALPTVRAALADTFCDAALVSERGCDVEGDDDSGIAAAVAAAAAADVAVVVVGDRAGLFGRGTVGEGNDVESLELPGLQRRLVEEVCATGTPVILVLLTGRPYAIGWALPPRELDRGAVTGLGATSVHTVGGTDAAGPLPAAVVQGFFPGEEGGVAIASLLSGEISPSGHLPVSLPRSAGAQPYSYLHPTLGGSSDVTSADSDPALPFGHGLTYTTFARTNLESDARVAAGGSFTASVCVRNTGDREGTDLVQLYARDEVATVTRPVAQLLAFERVTLAPGEEAVVHFDVPTQRLAFTGLRGIRIVEPGAITLWVGPSCAERETTASLAIEGAVHEVRPDDPRVARARVDRVAAAPVRAAVAPAV, from the coding sequence ATGCCGCGGCATCCCCTGCAGAAAGAGAACGACGTGTCATCAGACCACCCGTCGCGGGTCTCGCCGCGCGTGGAAGACCTCCTCGCCCGCATGACCCTCGAGGAGAAGCGCGCACAACTGGTGGGATTCTGGGTCGACCAGGGTGACGAGGTCGTCGCGCCCATGGCCGGCGAGATGCAGACCTCGACACGCTACGAGGAGGCGACCGCGCACGGCATCGGACACCTCACGCGCGTGTACGGAACGCGCCCCGTCGAACCGCTCGAGCGTGCTGAGTGGCTGTGGGGCGAGCAGCGGCGGCTCCGGTCCGAGACGCGCCTGGGGATCCCGGCGATCGTGCATGAGGAGTGCCTCACAGGCCTTGCGGCGTGGAAGGCGGCGACCTTCCCGACTCCGCTCGCGTGGGGCGCCGCGTTCGACCCCGCACTCGTCGAGGAGATGGCCGCGGTGATCGGCCGCTCGATGCGAGACCTCGGCATCCATCAAGGTCTCGCGCCGGTGCTCGACGTCGTGCGCGACCCGCGCTGGGGGCGCGTGGACGAGTGCATCGGCGAGGACCCGTACCTCGTCGGAATGCTCGGCACGGCTTACGTCCGAGGCCTTCAGAGCGCCGGTGTCCATGCGACGCTCAAGCACTTCGTCGGCTACTCGGCGTCGCGGGCGGGACGGAATCACGCGCCCGTGCACGCGGGTCCCCGCGAGCTCGCCGATGTGCTGCTCCCGCCCTTCGAAATGGCGGTGCGCGACGGTGGCGCGCGAAGCGTCATGAACTCCTACTCCGAGATCGACGGCGTGCCGGTCGCGGCGACGGCCGAGTATCTCACGACACTGCTGCGCGACGAGTGGGGCTTCGACGGCGTCGTCGTCTCGGACTACTTCGCCGTCGCCTTCCTCGAGTCCATGCACCAGGTGGCGGCCGATCGCGCGCACGCGGCGCAGCTCGCGATCGACGCGGGCATCGACGTCGAGCTCCCCAGCTCCGACGCGTACGAGGCCCTGCCCGAGCTCGTCCGGGCGGGGGCGCTCGACCCCGACGTGCTCGACCGGGCCGTCGCGCGCGTCCTGATGCAGAAGGAAGAACTGGGGCTGCTGGATGCCGACTTCCGCACGCCGCCGGTCGAGGTCGACCTGGATTCGCCGGAGCACCGCCGGATCGCCAGGGTCCTCGCGGAGGAGTCGCTCGTGCTGCTGAGCAACGACGGGACCCTTCCGCTCGATCCGCGCTCATCCGGAAGGATCGCCCTGATCGGTCCGAATGCCGACAGCGCGGAGTCCCTCATGGGCTGCTACTCGTTCGTCAATCACGTGCTCGCGCACCACGAGGGCACGCCGCACGGGATCGCGCTGCCGACGGTGCGCGCGGCACTCGCCGATACCTTCTGCGACGCGGCCCTCGTCTCTGAGCGCGGGTGCGACGTGGAGGGCGACGACGACTCCGGGATCGCCGCTGCCGTCGCCGCCGCCGCCGCTGCGGACGTCGCCGTCGTCGTCGTGGGAGACCGGGCAGGACTGTTCGGCCGCGGCACCGTCGGCGAGGGGAACGACGTCGAGTCGCTCGAACTCCCCGGCCTTCAGCGCCGGCTCGTCGAAGAGGTGTGCGCGACGGGAACCCCCGTCATCCTGGTTCTCCTGACGGGTCGGCCCTACGCCATCGGCTGGGCTCTCCCGCCGCGCGAACTTGACCGCGGCGCGGTCACGGGGCTCGGTGCGACCTCGGTGCACACCGTGGGTGGGACGGATGCCGCGGGCCCGCTCCCCGCCGCGGTCGTGCAGGGGTTCTTCCCCGGCGAGGAGGGCGGGGTCGCGATCGCCTCCCTTCTCTCGGGCGAGATCTCGCCGTCCGGACACCTTCCCGTGTCGCTCCCCCGCTCCGCCGGCGCGCAGCCTTACTCCTACTTGCATCCGACACTCGGCGGATCGTCCGACGTGACGAGCGCCGATTCCGATCCCGCTCTGCCGTTCGGTCATGGCCTGACCTACACGACGTTCGCTCGAACGAACCTCGAGAGCGACGCTCGCGTCGCTGCGGGCGGATCTTTCACGGCATCCGTGTGCGTGAGGAACACGGGCGATCGCGAGGGAACGGACCTCGTGCAGCTGTACGCGCGCGACGAGGTGGCGACTGTCACGCGTCCGGTCGCGCAGCTGCTCGCGTTCGAACGTGTGACGCTCGCGCCGGGCGAGGAGGCCGTCGTGCACTTCGACGTGCCGACCCAGCGCCTCGCGTTCACGGGGCTTCGTGGCATCCGCATCGTCGAACCGGGCGCGATCACCCTGTGGGTCGGACCGTCGTGCGCCGAACGCGAGACCACCGCGAGCCTGGCGATCGAGGGAGCCGTGCACGAAGTGCGCCCCGACGACCCCCGCGTCGCTCGCGCTCGCGTCGACCGCGTGGCGGCCGCACCCGTCCGCGCCGCCGTCGCACCCGCAGTCTGA
- a CDS encoding Gfo/Idh/MocA family protein yields the protein MTPHGIGIVGLGVISKAYLETLTDAAAVRITAVADLDHERATAVAATIEGARAMSPAELYADPSVDTVLNLTIPAAHEEVALAALAAGKDVYGEKPLAATLDAASRVLSAAEESRGRVGCAPDTVLGTGVQTARAAVESGLIGSLVSATATWLSSGHEAWHPHPDFYYRAGGGPLLDMGPYYLTALVHLLGPVAWVQGASSRARDTRVIATGPRTGERIPVEVETHVTGVLGHASGALSTVTFSFDAVASSAAPIEVHGVDGMLVLPDPNYFSGPVRVRRGNRDEGEELAVAAGFEDAARGVGLLDFVAGEGRASGELALHVLDIMTGLLDSAAEGRRRELASTAAVPPLVPLTPASRWHGPARA from the coding sequence ATGACCCCCCACGGCATCGGGATCGTCGGCCTCGGCGTCATCTCGAAGGCCTACCTCGAAACCTTGACGGATGCCGCGGCGGTGCGCATCACGGCGGTCGCCGACCTCGACCACGAGCGCGCGACGGCGGTCGCCGCGACGATCGAGGGTGCCCGGGCGATGAGTCCCGCCGAGCTGTACGCCGACCCCTCCGTCGACACGGTTCTGAACCTCACGATCCCGGCCGCGCACGAGGAGGTCGCTCTTGCAGCGCTCGCCGCGGGTAAGGACGTCTACGGCGAGAAGCCGCTCGCGGCGACTCTGGATGCGGCGAGCCGGGTGCTGTCGGCGGCCGAAGAGTCGCGGGGCCGCGTCGGCTGCGCGCCCGACACCGTTCTCGGTACGGGTGTGCAGACGGCGCGCGCCGCCGTGGAGTCCGGCCTCATCGGCTCGCTTGTCTCGGCGACGGCGACGTGGCTCTCGAGCGGCCATGAGGCGTGGCATCCGCACCCGGACTTCTACTACCGAGCCGGCGGGGGTCCGCTGCTCGACATGGGGCCCTACTACCTGACGGCGCTCGTCCACCTGCTCGGCCCCGTCGCATGGGTGCAGGGGGCGAGCAGCCGGGCACGCGACACCCGCGTCATCGCAACGGGGCCGCGGACGGGCGAGCGCATCCCCGTCGAGGTCGAGACACACGTGACCGGTGTGCTCGGGCACGCGAGCGGGGCGCTGTCGACCGTGACGTTCAGCTTCGACGCCGTGGCATCCAGCGCCGCCCCGATCGAGGTGCACGGCGTCGACGGGATGCTCGTTCTTCCCGACCCCAACTACTTCTCGGGGCCCGTGCGGGTGCGTCGCGGCAACCGCGACGAGGGTGAGGAGCTGGCCGTGGCGGCGGGGTTCGAGGACGCAGCGCGCGGCGTGGGTCTGCTGGACTTCGTCGCCGGCGAAGGGCGCGCCTCGGGCGAGCTCGCACTCCACGTGCTCGACATCATGACGGGTCTGCTCGACTCCGCCGCCGAGGGTCGCCGACGTGAGCTCGCGTCGACCGCAGCGGTGCCTCCGCTCGTACCCCTCACCCCGGCATCCCGCTGGCACGGCCCCGCTCGCGCCTGA
- a CDS encoding ThuA domain-containing protein, which yields MTRTALVVRGGWEGHHPVEATELFLPFLVESGFDVRVESSNEIYADAEFMAEVDLILQSVTMSEISKEAFAGLRAAVEAGAGFAGWHGGIADSYRNTSDYLQLVGGQFATHPGKEPSGRVGDETDNYLTYTVEVTDLGRTHEITAGLDDFTLETEQYWVLHDDLIDVLATTTHPVQPYHPWHRPIVSPAVWTRLWGEGRVFVCTPGHSVDVLQDDNVRTIVERGLLWAARA from the coding sequence ATGACCAGGACAGCACTCGTGGTGCGAGGCGGGTGGGAGGGCCATCATCCCGTCGAGGCGACCGAGCTGTTCCTCCCCTTCCTGGTGGAGAGCGGCTTCGACGTGCGCGTCGAGTCGTCGAACGAGATCTACGCCGATGCTGAGTTCATGGCGGAGGTCGATCTGATCCTCCAGTCGGTGACGATGTCGGAGATCTCGAAGGAGGCCTTCGCGGGGCTCCGCGCGGCCGTCGAGGCGGGAGCGGGCTTCGCGGGATGGCACGGCGGGATCGCCGATTCGTACCGCAACACGTCCGACTATCTGCAGCTCGTCGGCGGACAGTTCGCGACGCACCCCGGCAAGGAGCCTTCGGGCCGCGTCGGCGATGAGACCGACAACTACCTGACGTACACGGTCGAGGTGACCGACCTCGGGCGGACGCACGAAATCACGGCGGGTCTCGACGACTTCACCCTCGAGACCGAGCAGTACTGGGTGCTGCACGACGACCTGATCGACGTGCTGGCGACCACGACGCATCCGGTTCAGCCTTACCACCCGTGGCATCGGCCGATCGTCTCGCCCGCCGTGTGGACGCGCCTGTGGGGTGAGGGGCGTGTGTTCGTCTGCACCCCGGGACACAGCGTCGACGTGCTGCAGGACGATAACGTCCGGACGATCGTCGAGCGCGGGCTCCTCTGGGCGGCGCGCGCATGA